One Onthophagus taurus isolate NC chromosome 11, IU_Otau_3.0, whole genome shotgun sequence genomic window carries:
- the LOC111413748 gene encoding trypsin-7-like translates to MFRFVVLSCLLATAFAFPRKVPLPDGRIVGGHDANIEDFPYQLSLQYYGSHICGASIISSKFAVTAAHCTDGSSASMLSIRAGSSIRGSGGVVVNVKAIHQNPQYDSSAIDYDISVLELASELSFGTGVAAVGLPSLNQALPVGEKSVVSGWGTLTEGGSSPSQLQSVEVTVVSNAACASAYGSGSISDRMMCAGESSGGKDACQGDSGGSLVVDGQLIGIVSWGYGCARPAYPGVYASVPTLRGYITSVANI, encoded by the exons ACGCAAAGTACCTCTTCCTGATGGAAGAATCGTTGGTGGACACGACGCTAATATTGAAGACTTCCCATACCAACTCTCTCTTCAATACTATGGTAGCCACATTTGTGGAGCTTCCATCATCTCCTCCAAATTCGCCGTAACCGCCGCTCACTGTACCGATGGATCTTCCGCTTCCATGTTAAGCATTCGTGCTGGTTCTTCAATCCGCGGATCTGGTGGTGTTGTTGTCAACGTTAAAGCTATCCACCAAAACCCACAATACGATTCATCCGCCATCGATTACGATATCAGTGTCTTGGAACTCGCTTCTGAACTTTCCTTTGGCACTGGCGTGGCCGCTGTTGGTTTACCTTCTCTTAACCAAGCTCTTCCTGTTGGAGAAAAATCCGTTGTCAGTGGTTGGGGAACTTTAACCGAAGGTGGATCATCTCCATCTCAACTTCAATCCGTTGAAGTTACTGTTGTTAGCAACGCTGCTTGCGCTTCTGCTTACGGAAGTGGGTCAATCAGCGACCGTATGATGTGTGCCGGTGAATCAAGTGGAGGAAAAGACGCTTGCCAA gGTGACAGTGGTGGCTCATTGGTTGTTGATGGCCAACTTATTGGTATCGTTTCTTGGGGATACGGATGTGCCCGCCCAGCTTATCCAGGTGTCTACGCCAGCGTTCCAACTCTTCGTGGTTATATCACCAGCGTGGCCAATATCTAA
- the LOC111413746 gene encoding trypsin-7-like, with product MFRFVVLSCLLATAFALPRKVPLPDGRIVGGNNANIEDFPYQLSLQYYGSHICGASILSSKFAVTAAHCTDGSSASMLSIRAGSSIRGSGGVVVNVKAIHQNPQYDSSAIDYDISILELASDLSFGSGVAAVGLPSLNQALPVGEKSVVSGWGTLTEGGSSPSQLQSVEVTVVSNAACASAYGSGSITDRMMCAGETSGGKDACQGDSGGPLVVDGQLIGIVSWGYGCARPAYPGVYASVPTLRGYITSVANI from the exons ATGTTCCGCTTTGTAGTTCTCTCCTGCCTTTTGGCAACCGCCTTCG ctcTCCCACGCAAAGTACCTCTTCCTGATGGAAGAATTGTTGGTGGGAACAACGCTAATATTGAAGACTTCCCATACCAACTCTCCCTTCAATACTATGGTAGCCACATCTGTGGAGCCTCCATCCTCTCCTCCAAATTCGCCGTAACCGCTGCCCATTGTACCGATGGATCTTCCGCTTCTATGTTGAGCATTCGCGCTGGCTCTTCAATCCGCGGATCTGGTGGTGTTGTTGTCAACGTTAAAGCCATCCACCAAAACCCACAATACGATTCCTCCGCCATCGATTATGACATCAGTATCTTGGAACTCGCTTCCGATCTTTCCTTTGGAAGTGGTGTTGCCGCTGTTGGTTTACCATCTCTTAACCAAGCTCTTCCCGTTGGAGAAAAATCCGTCGTCAGTGGTTGGGGAACTTTAACCGAAGGTGGGTCATCTCCATCTCAACTCCAATCCGTTGAAGTTACCGTTGTCAGCAACGCCGCTTGCGCTTCTGCTTACGGAAGTGGATCCATCACCGATCGTATGATGTGCGCTGGTGAAACTAGTGGAGGAAAAGACGCTTGCCAA GGTGACAGTGGTGGCCCATTGGTCGTTGATGGACAACTTATTGGTATCGTTTCTTGGGGATACGGATGTGCCCGTCCAGCTTACCCAGGTGTTTACGCCAGCGTGCCAACTCTTCGTGGATACATCACCAGCGTTGCCAACATCTAA